In Brachyspira hampsonii, the following are encoded in one genomic region:
- the aroQ gene encoding type II 3-dehydroquinate dehydratase: MNILVINGPNTNMFGAAQIKIFGNITLGDIENKIKEAASGNAKVSFFQSNHEGAIIDRIHRAYDENIEYIIINAGAYAHTSIAIRDAFLATNIPFIEVRMSNVYAREDFRSKSYLSDIALGVITGFGDNSYILALAHLLSVEKRNNN, encoded by the coding sequence ATGAATATTTTAGTTATAAACGGTCCTAATACAAATATGTTCGGTGCAGCTCAGATTAAAATTTTTGGAAATATTACATTAGGAGATATTGAAAATAAGATTAAAGAAGCAGCATCAGGCAATGCAAAAGTATCGTTCTTTCAGTCAAATCATGAAGGAGCTATTATAGACAGAATACATAGAGCTTATGATGAAAATATAGAATATATAATAATAAATGCAGGTGCTTATGCCCATACATCTATAGCTATAAGAGATGCTTTTTTAGCTACTAATATACCATTTATAGAAGTTCGTATGAGTAATGTCTATGCAAGAGAAGATTTTAGAAGTAAAAGCTATTTATCAGATATAGCATTGGGAGTAATTACAGGTTTTGGTGATAATAGTTATATACTAGCCCTAGCTCATTTATTATCAGTAGAAAAAAGAAATAATAATTAA
- the thrC gene encoding threonine synthase, giving the protein MKSWKGLLREYRKYLPITNKTPLITLHEGNTPLIKAERIGRDLDIELYLKYDGLNPTGSFKDRGMVMAVAKALEGRDTKAIMCASTGNTSASAAAYAARSGIDCIVVIPDGNIALGKLAQALMYGAKVIAIKGNFDEALKAVVDITNKYPITLVNSINPFRLQGQKTSAFEICDVLGKAPDYLAVPVGNAGNISAYWMGFKEYKENVKISNLPKMIGFEAEGSAAIVQNKIIENPQTLATAIKIGNPASWKLAVNAANESEGFIDCVTDDEILEAYKMLTVEEGVFAEPASAASLAGIIKSRKAGKINKGDTVVSVLTGNGLKDPDNAIKICNEPIKVDNNIEEIRNAIGI; this is encoded by the coding sequence ATGAAATCATGGAAAGGACTTTTAAGAGAGTACAGAAAATATTTACCTATAACAAATAAAACCCCATTAATAACCTTGCATGAAGGAAATACTCCTTTAATAAAAGCTGAAAGGATAGGAAGAGATTTAGATATAGAATTATATTTAAAATATGACGGACTTAATCCTACAGGTTCTTTTAAAGACAGAGGCATGGTAATGGCTGTTGCTAAAGCACTTGAAGGCAGAGATACTAAAGCTATAATGTGTGCTTCTACAGGAAACACTTCTGCTTCTGCTGCTGCCTATGCTGCTAGAAGCGGTATCGATTGTATAGTTGTTATACCTGACGGAAATATCGCTTTGGGTAAATTAGCTCAGGCTTTGATGTATGGTGCTAAAGTTATAGCCATTAAAGGAAATTTTGATGAGGCTTTAAAGGCTGTTGTTGATATTACGAATAAATATCCTATTACATTAGTAAACTCTATTAATCCTTTCAGACTTCAAGGACAAAAGACTTCCGCATTTGAAATTTGCGATGTTTTAGGAAAAGCTCCTGATTATTTAGCTGTACCTGTAGGAAATGCTGGAAACATATCGGCATATTGGATGGGTTTTAAAGAATATAAAGAAAATGTAAAAATATCTAATCTTCCAAAGATGATAGGTTTTGAGGCTGAAGGGTCTGCTGCTATAGTGCAGAATAAAATAATAGAGAATCCTCAGACATTAGCTACAGCAATAAAAATAGGAAATCCTGCCAGCTGGAAACTTGCTGTTAATGCTGCTAATGAATCAGAAGGTTTTATTGACTGTGTTACTGATGATGAAATATTAGAGGCTTATAAAATGCTTACAGTAGAAGAAGGAGTATTTGCTGAACCTGCTTCTGCCGCTTCTTTGGCTGGTATAATAAAAAGCCGTAAAGCTGGAAAAATAAATAAAGGTGATACTGTAGTTTCTGTATTAACAGGAAACGGACTTAAAGATCCTGACAATGCTATTAAAATCTGTAATGAGCCTATAAAAGTGGATAACAATATAGAAGAAATAAGGAATGCTATAGGAATATGA
- a CDS encoding TM2 domain-containing protein — translation MEVSDRSWVVTLLFAIFLPVHRFYVGKIGTGILYWLTAGGFGIWYIVDIVMILLDQFTDKEGRKLRK, via the coding sequence ATGGAAGTTTCAGATAGAAGTTGGGTTGTTACATTGCTTTTTGCAATATTTCTTCCGGTTCACAGATTCTATGTAGGAAAAATAGGAACAGGCATATTATATTGGCTTACTGCCGGCGGTTTTGGTATATGGTACATTGTAGACATTGTAATGATACTATTAGATCAATTTACTGATAAAGAAGGGAGAAAATTAAGAAAATAG
- a CDS encoding MalY/PatB family protein, which translates to MDFDTIINRKGTYCTQWDYIKDRFGINDLLPFTISDMDLQSPDEIIDALIKRINHKIFGYSRWNHDDFKNSIELWYKKRFNFNINKDHIVYSPSVIYSVSNFIRMKSSINDNVLILTPAYDGFFKTIKANNRNILSSSLIKTESKYEIDFEDFEKKCRVSKIFLFCSPHNPVGRVWDIDELKKLVNICKKYNVYIISDEIHMDIVYNKKHIPILSVDDYNNMILCTSASKTFNIPALGGSYLFIRNNKDRNEYLNILKDRDALSSPPILAIIANMTAYNKCDYWVDELLEYINSNINYIISYLDKNIPMLRSYMPEGSYFAWVDYSKLNISEEVFQKYLVEIGKVAIMNGSVYGEEGKTFLRINCACSINKIKDCMNRITNTIEYMKSNNIIDL; encoded by the coding sequence ATGGATTTTGATACAATTATAAATAGAAAAGGTACATACTGTACTCAATGGGATTATATTAAGGATAGGTTTGGAATTAATGATCTTTTACCTTTTACTATATCAGATATGGATTTACAGTCGCCTGATGAAATTATAGATGCTTTAATAAAAAGAATAAATCATAAAATATTTGGATATAGCAGATGGAATCATGATGATTTTAAGAATTCTATAGAATTATGGTATAAAAAGAGATTTAATTTTAACATAAATAAAGATCATATTGTATATAGTCCTAGTGTTATATATTCTGTATCAAATTTCATAAGAATGAAATCTAGTATTAATGATAATGTATTAATATTAACTCCAGCTTATGATGGATTTTTTAAAACTATAAAGGCAAATAATAGAAATATATTATCTTCTTCTTTAATAAAAACTGAATCAAAATATGAAATAGATTTTGAAGATTTTGAAAAGAAGTGCAGAGTATCCAAAATATTTCTTTTTTGTTCTCCTCATAATCCTGTAGGTAGAGTTTGGGATATTGATGAACTTAAAAAGCTAGTGAATATTTGTAAAAAATATAATGTATATATAATATCAGATGAAATACATATGGATATAGTATACAATAAAAAACATATACCAATACTTTCTGTTGATGATTATAATAATATGATATTATGCACTTCTGCTTCAAAAACTTTTAATATACCTGCTTTAGGAGGATCTTATCTATTTATAAGAAATAATAAAGATAGAAATGAGTATTTAAATATATTAAAAGATAGAGACGCTTTATCTTCACCCCCAATATTAGCAATAATAGCAAATATGACAGCTTATAATAAATGCGATTATTGGGTTGATGAGCTATTAGAATATATAAATAGTAATATAAATTATATAATTTCTTATTTGGATAAGAATATACCAATGCTAAGATCATATATGCCGGAAGGTTCATATTTTGCTTGGGTTGATTATTCTAAATTAAATATATCTGAAGAGGTTTTTCAAAAATATTTAGTGGAAATAGGTAAAGTTGCTATAATGAATGGATCTGTATATGGTGAAGAAGGAAAGACTTTTTTAAGAATTAATTGTGCTTGTTCAATTAATAAAATAAAAGATTGTATGAATAGAATAACTAATACTATTGAATACATGAAATCAAATAATATAATAGATTTATAA
- a CDS encoding OmpA family protein codes for MRYLKIFFILLIAFILISCFIPERRLYFTWNRPAKQIDPCNYEFNISSNMNLIETQRGTMLDTDKEIYYRLNEEKPYNIEDYVYVMNEVISFMSNNKSCILVVEGHADIIGQGNGDINFKLSQRRASVIRDVILSYGFSYKRVKIFPYSDIMPKYTNDIYKNRRVNFIALKCETDLDKYIKYYNNIINQLNYMEK; via the coding sequence ATGAGATATTTAAAGATATTTTTTATTTTATTAATTGCTTTTATTTTAATCTCATGTTTTATACCTGAAAGAAGATTATATTTTACTTGGAACAGACCCGCTAAACAAATAGATCCTTGCAATTATGAATTTAATATAAGCAGTAATATGAATTTGATTGAAACGCAAAGAGGAACAATGCTGGATACTGATAAAGAAATATATTATAGGTTAAATGAAGAAAAACCTTATAATATAGAAGACTATGTATATGTTATGAATGAAGTTATCAGTTTTATGAGTAATAATAAAAGCTGTATTTTAGTTGTAGAAGGGCATGCTGATATTATAGGGCAAGGCAATGGAGATATTAACTTCAAATTATCACAGAGAAGGGCTAGTGTTATAAGAGATGTTATACTTTCTTACGGATTTTCTTATAAAAGAGTTAAAATTTTCCCTTATAGCGATATAATGCCAAAATATACTAATGATATTTACAAAAATAGAAGAGTAAATTTTATAGCACTGAAATGCGAAACAGATCTTGACAAATATATAAAATATTATAATAATATTATTAATCAGTTAAACTATATGGAGAAATGA
- a CDS encoding DNA translocase FtsK, which translates to MMGLFKRKLTIQKRAEQKKFEQKSENEKFDDYIQEEYENRNPFFDIVGFLCLLFAGILLLSYFSMNMEDLNSNNEIKNLLGIFGAYISSYSFLAFGFASYIIPAFFIYAGVNIILRNSTDRILISALSSSILMILLSILLNIFLGSLDFYNKGGMLGEFIGGSLVSIFGNTGAIMIVISGLVITAIVFAKVSIMDLVNYFRNMVRNVDFEKIKDIEQKVVNGIKDLEIKSMKNAETAHQTDNKEKIYSRDYVPLFYTKEISELEFKTVPFIEKAENNNYNFDEKKYRETLLRRNKSEDSFFSASNPFSKEAENLTNELKNMHFNGGINVNALENKEEDLGLTLAEVVFGKEKANRNNTIHNSSMEMEDEFYRSYYNDFINKKKNEELKETENNDYQEFEGLDYNINYLKKSDFKRAAYDDSVNNYSKYNVEDQYIRANSNSESYENYIYDYSDTKEEANINENIEAEDSFEKLQRLVEENKKNKENELNEIYEVNNNIDNIAETKKEEDEEEYVLTSNNIGNSINSGSKKKEAFEFAMGYASKRVYNRADHIPNYNNNHNNYSDNKIDEFDLDEEELYNADSNIEDIRLKTRTVNTADNINNDENLSEYNNNLDNSINENIENNNIIDNTILKESEEINETDNKIDNNAAHINNAPQEEAGFINIESQKTVDTLKPMKSVIGTKSIKNFDRDRIQSNFDTKYVDKHYKHPPFDLLNRSIPVNDGAMMESIKQTAMQLEHTLLDFNIEAKVTGVSRGPVITRYELEIASGIRVSKISNLTDNIALALASESVRIIAPIPGRSVIGIEIPNKVRNAVFLRDVLESTDFRQSKLDIPFVLGKGIYGNNVVSDMSEAPHLLVAGTTGSGKSVCLSTIILSLLYKFRPDELKFIFVDKKRVELSIYNGIPHLMSPVVSDEKKATIVLRYIVDIMEKRYERMERFFVRNVKTYNEKVRQLLKEGETEFNGEPLELFPYIVLVIDELHNLMVVASKEVEDLISRLAGMSRAVGIHLIIATQRPSADVVTGVIKANLPTRIAFQVPNKTNSRIIIDMSGAEQLLGKGDALFCASGSQMPDRIQGAFVSDNEVKKVVDYLSGEMSPMFDESLIAALEGSDADDKNTDEEDILDEELWEDAVQLVARTGKASASFLQRRLKIGYNRAARIVEIMERQGIVGPENGSKPREVLITLDE; encoded by the coding sequence ATGATGGGATTATTTAAAAGAAAATTAACAATACAAAAAAGAGCAGAACAAAAAAAGTTTGAACAGAAATCAGAGAATGAAAAATTTGATGATTATATTCAGGAAGAATATGAAAATAGAAATCCTTTTTTTGATATAGTGGGTTTTTTATGTCTTTTATTTGCTGGTATACTTCTTCTTTCCTATTTTAGTATGAATATGGAAGATTTAAATTCAAATAATGAAATTAAAAATTTATTAGGTATATTTGGTGCTTATATATCAAGCTATTCATTTCTAGCATTTGGTTTTGCCTCTTATATAATACCGGCATTTTTCATATATGCAGGAGTAAATATTATATTAAGAAATTCTACTGATAGAATATTAATATCCGCATTATCATCTTCAATATTGATGATACTTCTTAGTATATTGTTAAATATATTTTTAGGAAGTTTAGATTTTTATAATAAAGGCGGAATGCTAGGTGAGTTTATAGGAGGTTCTTTAGTATCAATCTTTGGAAATACCGGTGCTATTATGATAGTAATTTCCGGACTTGTAATAACTGCTATTGTATTTGCTAAAGTTTCTATAATGGATTTAGTTAATTATTTCAGAAATATGGTTAGAAATGTTGATTTTGAGAAAATCAAAGATATAGAGCAGAAAGTGGTTAATGGTATAAAAGATTTAGAAATAAAATCAATGAAAAATGCTGAAACTGCTCATCAAACTGATAATAAAGAAAAAATATATTCCAGAGATTATGTTCCTTTATTCTATACTAAAGAAATTTCAGAGTTAGAGTTTAAAACTGTACCGTTTATAGAGAAAGCAGAAAATAACAATTATAATTTTGATGAAAAAAAATATAGAGAAACATTATTGAGAAGAAATAAATCCGAGGATAGTTTTTTCAGTGCATCTAATCCATTTAGTAAAGAAGCTGAGAATCTTACAAATGAATTAAAAAACATGCATTTTAATGGCGGAATAAATGTAAATGCATTAGAAAATAAAGAGGAAGATTTAGGTCTTACTTTGGCAGAAGTTGTTTTTGGAAAAGAAAAAGCTAATAGAAATAATACTATCCATAATAGCAGTATGGAAATGGAAGATGAGTTTTATAGAAGTTATTATAATGACTTCATAAATAAAAAAAAAAATGAAGAATTAAAAGAAACAGAAAATAATGATTATCAGGAATTTGAAGGGCTTGATTATAATATCAATTATTTAAAAAAATCGGATTTTAAGAGAGCTGCTTATGATGATTCAGTTAATAATTATTCAAAATATAATGTTGAAGATCAATATATAAGAGCTAATAGTAATTCAGAAAGTTATGAAAATTATATATATGATTATTCTGATACGAAGGAAGAAGCAAATATTAATGAAAATATTGAGGCAGAGGATAGTTTTGAAAAGCTTCAAAGATTAGTTGAAGAGAATAAAAAAAATAAAGAAAATGAATTGAATGAAATATATGAAGTGAATAATAATATTGATAATATTGCAGAAACTAAAAAAGAAGAAGATGAAGAAGAATATGTTTTAACTTCAAATAATATTGGAAATAGTATAAACAGCGGCAGTAAGAAAAAAGAAGCATTTGAATTTGCTATGGGATATGCATCAAAAAGAGTGTATAATAGAGCAGATCATATACCCAATTATAATAATAATCATAATAATTATTCTGACAATAAAATAGATGAGTTTGATTTGGACGAAGAAGAACTTTATAATGCAGATTCTAATATAGAAGATATACGATTAAAAACTAGAACTGTAAATACGGCAGATAATATAAATAATGATGAAAACTTATCAGAATATAATAATAATTTAGATAATAGTATAAATGAAAATATAGAGAATAATAATATAATTGATAATACAATATTAAAAGAATCAGAAGAAATAAATGAAACTGATAATAAAATAGATAATAATGCCGCTCATATAAATAATGCTCCTCAGGAAGAAGCAGGATTTATAAATATAGAATCTCAAAAAACGGTTGATACATTAAAGCCTATGAAATCTGTTATAGGTACTAAATCAATTAAAAATTTTGACAGAGATCGTATACAATCAAATTTTGATACTAAATATGTTGATAAGCATTATAAGCATCCGCCTTTTGATTTATTAAATAGATCTATACCTGTAAATGACGGAGCTATGATGGAATCTATTAAACAGACTGCTATGCAGCTTGAACATACTTTATTAGATTTCAATATAGAAGCAAAAGTTACAGGAGTATCAAGAGGTCCTGTTATTACTAGATATGAATTAGAGATTGCATCCGGAATAAGAGTGTCAAAAATATCCAACCTTACAGATAATATAGCATTGGCATTGGCATCTGAAAGTGTAAGGATAATAGCACCCATACCTGGACGCTCTGTTATAGGAATAGAGATACCTAATAAAGTGAGAAATGCAGTTTTCTTAAGAGATGTACTTGAAAGCACAGATTTCAGACAATCTAAATTAGACATACCATTTGTATTAGGAAAGGGTATATATGGAAACAATGTTGTATCAGATATGTCAGAAGCTCCTCACTTATTAGTTGCGGGTACTACAGGTTCTGGTAAAAGTGTTTGTCTCTCTACTATAATACTTTCGCTTTTATATAAATTCAGACCAGATGAACTTAAATTTATTTTTGTTGATAAAAAGAGGGTAGAGCTTTCTATATATAACGGAATACCGCATTTGATGTCGCCTGTAGTATCTGATGAAAAGAAAGCTACTATAGTATTGAGATACATTGTAGATATAATGGAAAAAAGATACGAGAGAATGGAAAGATTTTTCGTAAGAAATGTAAAAACTTATAATGAAAAGGTCAGACAATTACTTAAAGAAGGTGAAACAGAATTTAACGGAGAGCCTTTAGAATTATTTCCATATATAGTTTTGGTTATAGATGAGCTTCATAACTTAATGGTTGTGGCTTCAAAAGAAGTTGAGGATTTAATATCTCGTTTGGCTGGAATGAGTAGGGCAGTTGGAATACATTTAATTATAGCTACACAAAGACCTTCTGCTGATGTTGTTACAGGAGTCATAAAAGCTAATCTTCCAACTAGAATAGCATTCCAAGTACCTAACAAAACCAATTCAAGAATCATAATTGACATGTCTGGTGCTGAACAGTTATTGGGTAAAGGAGATGCTTTATTTTGTGCTTCCGGAAGTCAAATGCCTGATAGGATACAGGGTGCTTTTGTATCTGATAATGAAGTTAAGAAGGTTGTTGATTATTTATCCGGAGAGATGTCTCCTATGTTTGATGAGAGCTTGATTGCTGCCTTAGAGGGAAGCGATGCAGATGATAAAAATACTGATGAAGAAGATATACTTGATGAGGAGCTTTGGGAGGATGCGGTTCAGTTAGTTGCTAGAACAGGTAAGGCTAGTGCTTCATTCCTTCAAAGACGCTTAAAAATAGGATATAACAGAGCGGCAAGAATAGTAGAGATAATGGAGCGTCAGGGCATAGTAGGACCTGAAAACGGCAGTAAGCCTAGAGAGGTATTAATTACTTTAGATGAATAA
- a CDS encoding M24 family metallopeptidase, with protein sequence MCKLTLTESGENKKFNYDARLERLLKLTNENILITKNENIFYLTGFKGSAGWLLISNGKKYLFVDSRYSEHASKVTHKTTVILVAVTYQDAVAEFCKENNIKEIHVAKNGLYLSDYESIVASMVNNSIKIAISKADIDTIRNVKEKEEIKIIKDNLNRAEKAMTKMLAFVKEGVTEQELAAELEYQMRKEGGDKTAFDTILLFGERTSLPHGVPSERKLKLGDNILMDFGLSRDGYKSDITRTFFFGKGNNFEEMSKIYNIVREAHHKGIEAIHSGVSGKEVDNAAREIIKNKGYGQYFGHGLGHSVGLEIHESPRLSPLVDHILEGGCVVTVEPGIYVPNLGGVRIENMAIVTKNGGVSINDTPTDLIVL encoded by the coding sequence ATGTGTAAATTAACTTTAACTGAAAGCGGAGAAAATAAAAAATTCAATTATGATGCAAGGTTAGAAAGATTATTAAAATTAACAAATGAAAATATTCTTATCACCAAAAATGAAAATATATTCTATCTTACAGGTTTTAAAGGCAGTGCCGGATGGCTTCTCATAAGCAATGGCAAAAAATATCTATTTGTAGACTCAAGATATTCTGAGCATGCCTCTAAAGTTACACATAAAACTACTGTTATACTTGTGGCAGTAACTTATCAAGATGCTGTAGCTGAATTCTGTAAAGAAAATAACATTAAAGAAATACATGTAGCTAAAAACGGACTTTATCTTTCTGATTATGAAAGCATAGTTGCTTCTATGGTTAACAATTCAATAAAAATAGCAATAAGTAAGGCTGATATAGACACAATAAGAAATGTAAAAGAAAAAGAAGAAATAAAAATAATAAAAGATAATCTTAACAGAGCAGAAAAAGCAATGACTAAAATGCTGGCATTTGTAAAAGAGGGAGTAACAGAACAGGAATTAGCAGCAGAATTAGAATATCAAATGCGTAAAGAAGGCGGAGATAAAACTGCATTTGATACTATACTGCTTTTTGGTGAAAGAACTTCCCTTCCTCATGGAGTACCTTCTGAAAGAAAATTAAAATTAGGCGACAATATACTTATGGACTTCGGATTATCCAGAGACGGATATAAAAGCGATATAACAAGAACCTTCTTCTTCGGCAAAGGAAATAACTTTGAAGAGATGAGTAAAATATATAATATAGTAAGAGAAGCTCATCATAAAGGCATAGAAGCAATACATTCCGGAGTATCAGGAAAAGAAGTTGATAATGCAGCAAGAGAAATAATAAAAAATAAAGGTTACGGTCAGTATTTCGGACATGGATTGGGACATAGTGTAGGACTTGAAATACATGAATCTCCTAGACTTTCACCTCTTGTTGATCATATTTTAGAAGGCGGATGCGTGGTTACAGTTGAGCCTGGCATATATGTGCCAAATTTAGGCGGAGTAAGAATAGAAAACATGGCAATAGTAACTAAAAACGGAGGAGTTTCTATAAATGATACTCCTACAGATTTAATAGTTTTATAA
- the truB gene encoding tRNA pseudouridine(55) synthase TruB translates to MKGFCILNKPKGITSFDAIKKTKIILKQKENILEKRVGHAGTLDPFADGVLILAFGRYTKLFFLFDNLNKEYIASGVFGESRDTDDIEGNTIKVSNNINKLSFEELENIIKTNFKGNIIQKPPIYSAKKINGKRAYDLARDNKSFELKDINVFIEKIELLEYDYPYFKIKTSVSKGTYIRSIIRDIGEITGNFAYTKELKRVSIGNYNINMSCNIEDISKNKILSFFDMFKNFDKTIIENTSDIKQILCGNTKTIENIKINNKYMALTNNKNNLLAIIEKNNTDKNNKYAFIDIE, encoded by the coding sequence GTGAAAGGATTTTGTATTTTAAATAAACCAAAAGGCATAACCTCTTTTGATGCCATAAAAAAGACAAAAATAATATTAAAGCAAAAAGAAAATATATTAGAAAAAAGAGTAGGACATGCAGGTACATTGGATCCTTTTGCTGACGGAGTATTAATATTAGCATTCGGCAGATATACTAAATTATTTTTCTTATTCGATAATTTAAATAAAGAATATATAGCATCAGGAGTATTCGGAGAAAGCAGGGATACTGATGATATAGAAGGAAATACAATTAAAGTATCAAATAACATTAATAAATTGAGTTTTGAAGAATTAGAAAATATTATAAAAACAAATTTCAAAGGAAATATAATACAAAAACCTCCCATATATAGTGCCAAAAAAATAAATGGTAAAAGAGCTTATGATTTAGCTAGGGATAATAAAAGTTTTGAATTAAAAGATATAAATGTTTTTATAGAAAAAATAGAATTATTAGAATATGATTATCCATATTTCAAAATAAAAACTTCAGTAAGCAAAGGAACTTATATAAGATCCATAATAAGAGATATAGGAGAAATAACAGGAAACTTTGCCTATACAAAAGAATTAAAAAGAGTTTCAATAGGAAATTATAATATTAATATGTCTTGTAATATTGAAGATATAAGTAAAAATAAAATATTATCATTCTTTGATATGTTTAAAAATTTCGATAAAACAATAATAGAAAATACATCAGATATAAAACAAATATTATGCGGCAATACCAAAACAATAGAAAATATAAAAATAAACAATAAATACATGGCATTAACAAATAATAAAAATAATCTTCTTGCAATAATAGAAAAAAATAACACTGATAAAAATAATAAATATGCTTTTATAGATATTGAATAA
- the uppP gene encoding undecaprenyl-diphosphatase UppP: MIKAVILGFVQAITEFLPVSSSGHLRIIEYFLNFHAENILSFEVALHFGTFLATCLIFYKDIINAITGFFSGLKDVKNASKNSEGFRISLMVIIASIPVAIVGLLLEKYLSNLDLQRIGLNLIITGSILLLTRKLDKNTYSNDLKDVFTMTYRNAFIIGLAQSVAIFPGISRSGMTISAALFLGLNRDLAGRFSFLISLPAIFGALLLSIKDIADFDITYALVGFFTAFVFGIIALKFLLSFLKKGKLFYFGFYCLIAGMAVFFYFLQV, encoded by the coding sequence ATGATTAAGGCTGTAATACTTGGTTTTGTTCAGGCTATAACAGAATTTCTTCCGGTTTCAAGTTCCGGTCATTTAAGAATAATAGAATACTTTTTAAATTTTCATGCAGAAAATATACTGTCATTTGAAGTTGCACTTCATTTCGGTACATTTTTAGCTACATGTTTAATATTTTATAAAGATATAATAAATGCTATCACAGGTTTTTTCTCAGGGCTTAAGGATGTTAAAAATGCTAGTAAAAATAGCGAAGGCTTTAGAATATCTTTAATGGTGATAATAGCTTCTATACCTGTTGCTATAGTAGGACTATTATTAGAAAAATATTTAAGCAATTTGGATTTACAAAGAATAGGACTTAACCTTATTATAACAGGTTCTATACTTCTTCTTACTAGAAAATTAGATAAAAACACTTACAGCAATGATTTAAAAGATGTATTTACTATGACTTATAGGAATGCATTTATAATAGGTTTAGCACAGTCAGTTGCCATATTTCCGGGTATATCAAGATCCGGCATGACTATAAGTGCCGCTTTATTTTTGGGCTTAAATAGAGATTTAGCAGGAAGATTTTCTTTTTTAATATCATTACCTGCGATATTCGGAGCTTTATTGCTATCAATAAAAGATATTGCTGATTTTGATATTACTTATGCTTTGGTAGGATTTTTTACGGCATTTGTATTTGGTATTATAGCTTTAAAATTCCTTCTTTCTTTTTTGAAGAAGGGTAAACTTTTCTATTTCGGATTCTATTGTCTTATAGCCGGAATGGCAGTTTTTTTCTATTTTTTGCAGGTATGA
- the thrB gene encoding homoserine kinase — MIMNKSENKKLVTFKIPATSANIGSGFDSVGLALDLYNEIHIYSNDNSKKIEFEIIGEGQNEISKDNNMILDAMKLVYKRLKLKPDKGYIIKCINRIPLSRGLGSSSAAIIGGLLSANYILGNKLSIENDILNMSVQLEGHPDNVSPAILGGIVSGVVRKDEDFKYVKIKPPKNLKAVVAIPDFYLSTETARNALPKEITFKDAVFNISRAALLTSALFTSRFDLLEVATDDKLHQDYRAKFIPGLKDLFKNTKTAGAYSVTISGAGSSVLSLVKNDENIIKKVSEAMKSSFNKKKINCEIKVLNIPQKGVIIK; from the coding sequence ATGATAATGAATAAATCTGAAAATAAAAAACTTGTAACTTTTAAAATACCTGCTACATCTGCAAATATTGGTTCTGGATTCGATAGTGTGGGGCTTGCTTTAGATTTATATAATGAAATACATATATACTCAAATGATAATTCCAAAAAAATAGAATTTGAAATAATAGGAGAAGGTCAAAACGAGATATCAAAAGATAATAATATGATACTCGATGCTATGAAATTGGTATATAAAAGATTAAAGTTAAAGCCGGATAAAGGATATATAATAAAATGTATAAATAGAATACCGCTTTCAAGAGGACTTGGAAGCAGTTCTGCGGCTATCATAGGAGGACTTCTTTCTGCTAATTATATACTTGGAAATAAACTTTCTATTGAAAATGATATATTAAACATGTCAGTTCAGCTTGAAGGACACCCTGATAATGTATCGCCTGCTATATTAGGAGGTATTGTATCTGGTGTAGTTCGTAAAGATGAGGATTTTAAATATGTAAAAATAAAACCTCCTAAAAATTTAAAAGCGGTAGTTGCTATTCCTGATTTTTATTTGAGCACAGAAACTGCTAGAAATGCACTTCCTAAAGAAATAACTTTTAAAGATGCTGTATTTAATATTTCAAGGGCGGCACTTCTTACTTCAGCATTATTTACAAGCAGATTTGATTTACTTGAAGTTGCTACAGATGATAAACTACATCAGGATTACAGAGCTAAATTTATACCGGGTTTAAAAGATTTATTTAAGAATACTAAAACTGCAGGAGCATATTCTGTTACAATAAGCGGAGCTGGTTCTTCCGTACTTTCACTTGTAAAAAATGATGAAAATATAATTAAAAAAGTTTCTGAAGCTATGAAAAGCAGTTTCAATAAAAAGAAAATAAACTGTGAAATAAAAGTTTTGAATATACCTCAAAAAGGTGTTATAATAAAATAG